ATCATGAACGCGATTGCCAATGAGAACAATGACTATGCTTCGCGCATGGTCATTGAAAATTACTTGCGCAGCATGTTTTATTCGCGCAATGATCTGGAGGCCATCTATCTGTACGTGGCCGACCGCCATCAATACTATGTGGTTACTCGGGAGACGTATAACATTACGGTACGCAAAGGAGTTAACACGGATATTCCCAAGCTCTCCTGGTATCAAGAGGCGATGGCGAGCACGACCAACGAGTCGTTTCAATCCTTTGTGGGCTCCCGTTCCGATATGGGCTATGTGGCGCCGCAGGCCAGCTTTATGGCATATCATCGAGTGCTGAGGTCGATTGCATCCCGTCATCCGCAGGCGATGTTGTCCTTTTATTACAATACGAGCGCCGTCGACGATATCATGAAGAACGTTCCACTGGGCAAAGGAGATCATCTGCTGCTGATAAACCCCGAACGGGTTCCCTTTTATGTGGATAGCTTTCCGCTGTATGAGCGGATACGGGATTCGGGGGTGCTGGCACAGATCGGCAAGGGGGGAAGTGGACGGGTAACGTGGTCAGATCGCAGCAGCAACCAGGAGTATCTGATTGTTTATGATGCTGGCGAAAAGGAAGGCTGGCAGCTGATCAAGCCTATTCCTTACCGCCAAATTTATGAGGCGGCTACGACGACGCGCAATTGGAGCTACGTGATCGGGGCTTTATTTTTAGGCGTGTCTATTATTTTGGTGACGCTGACCTCGAACGCCATTACCCGGCCTTTACACAAGCTGTCTACCCAGATGAAGCGGTTTAGTACCGGGGATTTTGGGGCAGCGGCTCCTGTGAAGGGACATGACGAGATCGCGTATTTGTCGCTGCATTTTAACGAAATGGTCCAAAGAACCGAAGAATTAATTAATGAGCGCTATCGAATGAAACTGGTCGAAAAAAATGCCATACTCAAGGCACTGGAGGCTGAAATTAATCCTCATTTTCTGTATAATGCCCTGCAAGCCATATCCACACAGGCATTAAAGCGGGAGATGCTCGACATGGCCGATATGGTCGATGCCTTGGCCCAAACGCTGCGATATTCGATCAATGGCAAGGATATCGTGGCTGCCCGCGAAGAGCTCAAGCATATTGAACGATATATGGGCCTGCAAAAAGCAAGATTCGGGACGAGGCTGCGGTTGGAACTGGTGTGGGAGGAAGCGCTGATGGAACTGCAGATTCCGAGGTTATCCGTGCAGACGTTGGTGGAAAACTCCATCAAGCATGCACTGGAAAAAGTATCGAGCGATATCCTGATTGTGATTTCAGCCGAATCCGGTGCTACAGATGCCACCATTACAGTCAGGGATAACGGGCCGGGGATCTCGGAGGACAAGCTGAGACAGGTGCTGGATTCGTTCCATGAAAAATGGGAAGAACGGGAGAGCGAGCACATCGGCTTGAAGAATCTAAATACACGGCTAAAGCTTTTGTATGGAGATCAGGCCGGATTATTCATACTTGCAGATGAAACGGGAACGGAAATCAAAATGCGCATTCCCCAGGGAGGAAATAGTCATGTATAACGTACTGATCATTGACGATGAGGAGCCATTGCGCGAGGCCATTCGTATTGTCGGGGATTGGGATCATCTCGGCATCGAGCATATCTATGAGGCAACGAACGGAAGGCTTGGGCTGGAGATGCTGAGTCAGCATAACATAGATGTGGTCATGGTGGATATGAAAATGCCGGAGCTGAACGGTATCGAGTTTCTTCGTGCTATCGAAAAGGCGTATCCCCATCTGCTGACGATTGTCATTAGCGGCTACAACGATTTCGAATATACACGACAGGCGATACAGTCCCGGGTCGTGGACTATTTACTGAAGCCGATCCACCGACAGGATCTGAACCAGGCGCTGCGCAAGGCCGTGGACATCCTGGCAAGCCGCAAGCAAAGCGAAAACGAGTTCATCAGCCAGAACATTACGCTGAATATGTCGCTGCCCAAGCTGAAGGAGAAGCTGTATTTGTCCATTTTGGATGGCAGCTTCAAAAGACAGGCGAATACGACGCTGCTCCCCTTGATCGGAGCAGATCAACCGGGGAATCGCTTTGGAGTGAGCGTGCTGCGGTTGCTGAACAGGGATGAGGTTCGCAGGACACGTTTTCATGGCGATACCGAACTGATGGACTTTGCCGTAACGAATGTGCTGGCTCAGACATCGGACGAGCGATTGAGCTGCTTTAGCTTCCCTCACCCAAGGCGGGAGCGTGAAATCATCTCCGTCTGTACCCTGGCTCCGGGACAGGAAGAGCATATGGCTCTTCTGCTGGCACAGGTGACACAGAAGGCGGTGACGAACCTGCATGGGCTGTTCGGCATGGTGGTGTCCGCCGGGGTAGGCCAGCCTTGCGCAGATGTAGTGGAGCTGGCGTCTGCTTACGCGGATGCGAAGGCGCTTATTCACAGCACAGATGTGTTGAAGCTGGAAGGAGCATCCGTCCTTCATACGGCGCCGCGGCAGATGATAAAGTCAGAGGAAGTGCAGTGGACGGATCGGCTGCTGCTGATCCAAAAGGACGCTCAGACAGGCCAGGCGAACCGGGCAAAGGTACTGTTAAACGATCTGCTGAAGCAATTGGCATCCGGCTCTGTGTTCCGCTTGCAGGACGCGGATCGGCTGATCAGGGAGTTTCATTTTTTGCTGAGAGAAGCAGCGGTTGAATTAGGCGCATCTGTGTCAGTGTCTAGTCAAAAGGGCGCTTTTGGGGAAGCGGAACGGGTGGCTGAAGGCGAGCTGTCTGCTGATTTTACAAGCTTTGCCGACTACGGACAGAGGCTGACCCGGATGCTGGAGCTTTATATTGCCGGGGCTCAGCATGCCCAGGCGGGGAATCAGCCCTTTGATATATCGGATATCAAAAAGCATATCGACCGTTACTATTTTGAAGATATCAAAATTTCATTTTTTGCCGAGACTTATTTCTTGAGCCGGGAGTATCTGATGAAGCTGTTCAAGCAGCAGTTTGGTTATGGCATTCACGAATATGTACAGAAGGTTCGCATGGACAAGGCGAAGGAGCTGCTGAGCGATTCCAGTCTGAAAATTCAGGAAATTTCCGATATGCTGGGCTACAAGGATAAAAACTACTTCAGCAAGGCTTTTCGCAATTATTATCAGGTTTCACCGTCCGAGTATCGCGTGAGCCTGCAATAAACTACTTTTTTACCCTTAACGCTTCACTTATCTGCCTTTTTAAATCGGACCATATTTTTTAGAATGAGCGCATGGACGTTGATCACAAACAAATGGGGGAGTATCCATGTTAAAGAAGATGATGGCGTTGTCCGGCAGTTTGCTATTGACGGTCGGTTTGTTGAGCGGGTGCGGAAGCAGCGGTGACTCAGACGCGGCGAAAGAGAAGGCTGGCGGCAACGAAGAATTGAAACCGGTTACAATCAATATGTTCACAGCCTCACCGGAGTATACGGATGCTTTTAACGCGTATATTGAGGAGTATAAGAAGGTCAAACCTAACGTAAAGATCAATCTGGAAATCATGCAGGCAGACTATAACACGATTCTCAAGTCGAAAATTGCCTCAGGCAGTACACCGGATGTATTCCAAACGACGGCAGGAGGCGATATTGATACGTATGCTGATTATAGCGCCGATCTGACCAATGAACCGCTGGCGGCAGCCATGACGGATGCTGTTCGGGCGAATATGAGCTCCAGCGACGGTAAAGTGCTGGGATTGCCCGTGAAGGGAAACTTGTTTGCGCTGATTTACAACAAGGATTTGCTTGCCAAGGCCGGAGTAACCTCCCCGCCCAAGACGATTGCGGAGATGCAGGATGCAGTCACCAAGCTTGAGGCAAAAGGCATTACTCCATTTGCCAACGCATATAAAGAGTGGTGGGTATGGAAGCACATCTTCCAGCACTATGTAGATGCCGCCGCGCAGGACGCAGGTGTGGAGCCGAAGCAGCTCGTTACTGATTTTATCGCAGGCAAAGCCAAAATCAAGGACTACCCGGTGCTGTACAACAACTTCTTCAGCTTCATTGATTTGACGGTGAAGCATGGCACAGATAAGCCGCTGGAACGGGACAGCAATGCGGAAGTGAGTGATTTTGCATCTGGCAAAGCTGCGTTTATGACAGGTAAAGGCGCGTGGGATGAGGAAGCAATCAAGAAGATTAATCCTGATCTCAAGATTGGCATCATGGGATATCCGGTAAGTGACAAAGCCGAGCAATCGGTCATCATTACCGGGGCGGATCAGGCGCTGCGTATTAACAAGGATTCCGAGGTAGCCAAGGAAACGATTGAATTTTTCAACTGGCTATACACCTCAGAATACGGTAAGAACTGGTTCTCCCAAGTAGCGAAAGTGATTCCTCCAATTAAGGATGCGCCGCTTCCTGATCTGGAGATGCCTAAGGAAATGGAAAGTATTTTGAAAACATCGAAGTCTGGTGATCTGTCTGTCAACTACTCGCTGGATACGTTCCACCAAAAGTTTGGCGAGCTGATGCAGGCTTATATCAGCGGCAACATGAACAAGGATCAGGCGGTTGCAGAGATTGAAAAGGCCTGGGTACAATTAGGCTCGTCACAATAAGGCTGATTTTACAGAGACGTCCGCAAGGACGTCTTTTTGTGC
This DNA window, taken from Paenibacillus kribbensis, encodes the following:
- a CDS encoding sensor histidine kinase gives rise to the protein MCTLSKGAVIMILERAGALLRSIWRRITQKLVNKLILLFTSVIILVVGSLTIISYQMIEKESVNHSIASTTNNLLLVNQNLEDYLEGMQQLALPQLRYNDIMNAIANENNDYASRMVIENYLRSMFYSRNDLEAIYLYVADRHQYYVVTRETYNITVRKGVNTDIPKLSWYQEAMASTTNESFQSFVGSRSDMGYVAPQASFMAYHRVLRSIASRHPQAMLSFYYNTSAVDDIMKNVPLGKGDHLLLINPERVPFYVDSFPLYERIRDSGVLAQIGKGGSGRVTWSDRSSNQEYLIVYDAGEKEGWQLIKPIPYRQIYEAATTTRNWSYVIGALFLGVSIILVTLTSNAITRPLHKLSTQMKRFSTGDFGAAAPVKGHDEIAYLSLHFNEMVQRTEELINERYRMKLVEKNAILKALEAEINPHFLYNALQAISTQALKREMLDMADMVDALAQTLRYSINGKDIVAAREELKHIERYMGLQKARFGTRLRLELVWEEALMELQIPRLSVQTLVENSIKHALEKVSSDILIVISAESGATDATITVRDNGPGISEDKLRQVLDSFHEKWEERESEHIGLKNLNTRLKLLYGDQAGLFILADETGTEIKMRIPQGGNSHV
- a CDS encoding response regulator, whose protein sequence is MYNVLIIDDEEPLREAIRIVGDWDHLGIEHIYEATNGRLGLEMLSQHNIDVVMVDMKMPELNGIEFLRAIEKAYPHLLTIVISGYNDFEYTRQAIQSRVVDYLLKPIHRQDLNQALRKAVDILASRKQSENEFISQNITLNMSLPKLKEKLYLSILDGSFKRQANTTLLPLIGADQPGNRFGVSVLRLLNRDEVRRTRFHGDTELMDFAVTNVLAQTSDERLSCFSFPHPRREREIISVCTLAPGQEEHMALLLAQVTQKAVTNLHGLFGMVVSAGVGQPCADVVELASAYADAKALIHSTDVLKLEGASVLHTAPRQMIKSEEVQWTDRLLLIQKDAQTGQANRAKVLLNDLLKQLASGSVFRLQDADRLIREFHFLLREAAVELGASVSVSSQKGAFGEAERVAEGELSADFTSFADYGQRLTRMLELYIAGAQHAQAGNQPFDISDIKKHIDRYYFEDIKISFFAETYFLSREYLMKLFKQQFGYGIHEYVQKVRMDKAKELLSDSSLKIQEISDMLGYKDKNYFSKAFRNYYQVSPSEYRVSLQ
- a CDS encoding ABC transporter substrate-binding protein translates to MLKKMMALSGSLLLTVGLLSGCGSSGDSDAAKEKAGGNEELKPVTINMFTASPEYTDAFNAYIEEYKKVKPNVKINLEIMQADYNTILKSKIASGSTPDVFQTTAGGDIDTYADYSADLTNEPLAAAMTDAVRANMSSSDGKVLGLPVKGNLFALIYNKDLLAKAGVTSPPKTIAEMQDAVTKLEAKGITPFANAYKEWWVWKHIFQHYVDAAAQDAGVEPKQLVTDFIAGKAKIKDYPVLYNNFFSFIDLTVKHGTDKPLERDSNAEVSDFASGKAAFMTGKGAWDEEAIKKINPDLKIGIMGYPVSDKAEQSVIITGADQALRINKDSEVAKETIEFFNWLYTSEYGKNWFSQVAKVIPPIKDAPLPDLEMPKEMESILKTSKSGDLSVNYSLDTFHQKFGELMQAYISGNMNKDQAVAEIEKAWVQLGSSQ